The genomic region TGCAACCAGTCGCTGCCCCGCGCCGAGGCGATCTCGCTCGCCAACCGCGACAAAAACACCGTGACGCTCGCCGTCGCGATTTGGGACAGCCAGAAGGGCTTCGACGCCTGGATCAAGAAGCACAGCTACCCGGATATCCAGTTCGCCGTCGATCCTCGGCCCCAGGGGCAGGAGATCGCGTCATCGCTCTATCATGTCTCCGCGACGCCGACCACTTACGTGATCGACCCGGCGGGGAATGTCGTCAAGGCCGTCCCCGGCTTTAGCGGCAAGACCGATGAACTGGAGGCCGCCATCGCGGCGGCGCAAGCGCCGAAAACGGCGAACGCTCGGTAGCGCGGCACGCGCGTCAAAATCGGAACTCACGAAATATGGGTAATACTCCCACACCACTGCGAGGCAGGAGACAGAGTATGACCACACGACGTGATTTTCTCAGAACGGGCGCGGCGTTCGCCGCCGGAGCGGCGGCGATTTCCATCGCCGGGAGCGCCGAAGCGAAGGGAGCGGATCAACGCGATCCTCGGATCGATGTCGCCCCCGAAGCGGGACGCGAGCTCGGCCCGACGCCTCAAACGACCTTCAAGGGAGACATGCCTTACCGAAAGCTGGGAAGCACCGGTGAGGAGGTCTCCCTGATCGGTCTGGGAGGATTCCATATCGGCTCGCCGGACAGCGACGCCGATGGGATCAAGCTGATCCACACCGCGCTCGATAAGGGCGTCAACTTTTTAGATAACTGCTGGGACTACCATAACGGCGGCAGCGAAACGCGCATGGGCAAGGCGCTCGCCGAAGGCGGGTATCGCGACAAAGCGTTTCTTATGACCAAGATCGACGGGCGCACCAGCGCGTCCGCCGCCAGCCAGATCGACGAATCGCTGAAGCGCCTGCAAACGGATCGAATCGATCTGCTGCAGTTTCACGAGATCCTCCGCATGGAGGATCCGGATCGCATCTTCGCGAAGGGCGGCGCGCTGGAGGCCGTCTTGACGGCCAAGGCGGCGGGAAAAGTGCGCCATATCGGATTCACCGGACATAAAGACCCACTGGTGCATCGCCGGATGCTGGAAGTGGCCGACAGCCACGGCTTCCACTTCGACACGGTCCAGATGCCGGTCAACGTTATGGACGCGCATTTCCGAAGCTTCACCCATCAAGTGATCCCCATCGCCAACCAAAAAGAGATCGCCGTGATCGCCATGAAGACATTCGGCGACCACTTTATTCTCGACCGTGTCCTCGCCGACAAGCTCGCCGCGCCGATTGAAATGCTCCATTACTCCATGACGCTCCCAGTCGCCGTCGTGGTCACCGGCGTCGAACGAATGGAGATTTTGGACCAGGCTCTGGAAGCGGCGCGCACCTTCAAACCACTCACCAAGACTCAAGTCGCCTCTCTTCTGGATCGCACGAAAATAGCGGCCGCCGACGGCTCCACGGAGCTTTTCAAGATCTCGACTCGGTTCGACGGCACTGCCCACAATCCCGATTGGCTGGGATAATAAGTCTGGCCGCCGCGTTCTTGGGCGCGGCGGCGCCAAAGCAGAGCTCTTCCTCTCCAGAGGAGCGCATAATCCACCGATATAATATCAAGGCGCCTGCCAAAGGACGCTGGGATTATGAGAGCAACAACGTGGTAAAACATCCCGCTCAATCAGGGGCAATCCAACACCAAGCGCTGACCGAACACAATCAATCGCTCAGCGAGCAGAATCAAGAGCTGGCTCGCAAGCTAATGGAAGCGCAAGCCGACCTGCTGATGCTCACGCGCAGCGCCTGGTGGCTGGTCTGGAGCGCCGATGTGTCGGAATACACCCCGGGACACGCCGGAATCTGGGACTTCCGTCCGGACTATGCCGAGAGCGCGCTCACCTGGCTCAATATCGGCGAAGGCGATGCGAACGACTTCGGCTCCGCGATCACACGCGCGCGCCTTCCCGAAGACAACGAGCTGTGCGACGCCAATTGCCACCGAGCGCTCTACGGTGGCCTTCCGGGTTACTCACAGGAATTTCGCGTGCGTCTGAAAACCGGCGAGATCCGCTGGATTTCGGAGACGGTGAATATTCAGCATCTGTCCCCCACCAACTGGCGGCTCACTGGAATTGGGATCGATATCACCGAGAACAAACGCAACCAGGAGGAGCTCGAAGAGATCCGCCGGGAGATCATGCTTCAGAACGCCGAATTGCAGGACATTCAGGCGGAGCTGGAGGCGCAAAACGATGAGCTGGCGCGCGCCAACACGCGCCTGGAAAACCTGGCGACAACTGACGGCCTCACCGGACTCAAAAATCATCGCGCCTTTCAGGAAGCGCTGGAGCACGAATGGCGGGGGGCGCAGCGCCACGGCGCACCCCTCTCGCTGGTCTTCCTCGACATCGATTGCTTCAAACAGTACAACGACACCTACGGCCATCCCGCCGGCGACGAAGTCCTTAAGCAGGTCGGCGCGCTGCTGCAAGCCGGCGCGCGCGACATCGACTGCGTGGCTCGTTATGGCGGCGAAGAGTTCGTGGTGGTCGCGCCCCAGACCGACGAAGACGGAGCCATCGCCCTGGCCGAACGCTTCCGCCAGCGCATCGCCAGCGCGGCATTCCCTCACCGAGACGTCACCGCAAGCTTCGGCGTCGCCACTCTGCGCGCCCCGATCGGCGACATCAAAACCCTCATCCAGCGAGCGGACAGCGCCCTCTACACCGCCAAAGCCCAAGGCCGAAACGCCGTCGTCTTCGCCGGCGGAACCAAGTAGCCCCCCTCCGGCTACGCGCCTGTCCCCTCCGCGCCGCCGCTCTCCACCTCCATCACCGGCGTCCGCTTTACCCTCGCGTCTTTCTTCCGCTGATAAAGGACCATTCCGATCGCTGGAAATACGCTGTATGGACAGTGTATCAGGCAATATTCCAGACACCGTCTGGAATTTCTCTTTTGCGGCGTTATGATCGCTGACATCGAAGCTCAGGCTGGGCGGATTGCCGCTGCTTTGTCTCGTTGCGCCGCTGTCCTGAGGCGATTCGGTTTGGCTTTGGGATTCCCAAAGCATAGTTTGGCGCGCGGAACGATTTTGCTTGAAAATCCCCAA from Capsulimonas corticalis harbors:
- a CDS encoding aldo/keto reductase, with the protein product MTTRRDFLRTGAAFAAGAAAISIAGSAEAKGADQRDPRIDVAPEAGRELGPTPQTTFKGDMPYRKLGSTGEEVSLIGLGGFHIGSPDSDADGIKLIHTALDKGVNFLDNCWDYHNGGSETRMGKALAEGGYRDKAFLMTKIDGRTSASAASQIDESLKRLQTDRIDLLQFHEILRMEDPDRIFAKGGALEAVLTAKAAGKVRHIGFTGHKDPLVHRRMLEVADSHGFHFDTVQMPVNVMDAHFRSFTHQVIPIANQKEIAVIAMKTFGDHFILDRVLADKLAAPIEMLHYSMTLPVAVVVTGVERMEILDQALEAARTFKPLTKTQVASLLDRTKIAAADGSTELFKISTRFDGTAHNPDWLG
- a CDS encoding sensor domain-containing diguanylate cyclase; this encodes MVKHPAQSGAIQHQALTEHNQSLSEQNQELARKLMEAQADLLMLTRSAWWLVWSADVSEYTPGHAGIWDFRPDYAESALTWLNIGEGDANDFGSAITRARLPEDNELCDANCHRALYGGLPGYSQEFRVRLKTGEIRWISETVNIQHLSPTNWRLTGIGIDITENKRNQEELEEIRREIMLQNAELQDIQAELEAQNDELARANTRLENLATTDGLTGLKNHRAFQEALEHEWRGAQRHGAPLSLVFLDIDCFKQYNDTYGHPAGDEVLKQVGALLQAGARDIDCVARYGGEEFVVVAPQTDEDGAIALAERFRQRIASAAFPHRDVTASFGVATLRAPIGDIKTLIQRADSALYTAKAQGRNAVVFAGGTK